The following proteins are encoded in a genomic region of Desulfovermiculus halophilus DSM 18834:
- the glnD gene encoding [protein-PII] uridylyltransferase, producing MPCSSEVSNVFSPLLADLRDKRDRFAQACSKDVVGIAGARGYAQECIRSMQAHIGGLAKPAPEWFLTAVGGLGRKEVSFLSDVDLLFVYSKRLPPFLHSVIQDLVQALWDGGFELGHTVCSRSGLRQLMRNDFSVLTTCLESQFIAGDREMYAGWRKEVLNSFGNRRKRQCLETIQAARGKRGEQQAKSIYLLEPNIKDGLGGLRDLHALRWCGTIFEHNPSMRHLLDRGYIDETEHAWLEQARDFLWRVRLQLHVISPRRLDQLIIQYQPEVAARLGFEDNQSGGRAVEGFMRSYYRYTARVRRVTDFLLETLSLDLCPAKNQRKQKVVSGPFVLDGNHIRFHDPYMVASNPGLLMHLFRQAVQHRAHFHHQTGQVVRNNLEWFTDSWRRDPGIVSQFFDILLAPAMAYPVLKVMLETGFLETFIPEMAPLRYRVQYDAYHLYTVDEHLLRTVRELHVILAGDDPDALPSEFSMQWLGEVLPTRRVLFLAALIHDIGKGHGHGHAQRGARMAVEIGTRLGLAESELFLLVFLVDQHLLLADTALKRDLAEEKPIEECALNIKDTQRLAALYLLTVADSKATGPQVYTIWRRALIIELGLKVKHLLEQDDWQGSDISSRVQGVRDAVSSLLETDPVHGQVMQWLEKLSLRYILTQPAEAVVKHYFLEQELVEKSVIFKVKALSPDIWELTLLTPDLPNLFDYLTGVLWANGVNIVSADIHTRSYGVAVDELLVDQIPDPLHPEKIWDRVHRDLEEVLGGRQSLEKYMADKNPGRPFGQLPVVSAEDRVVINEQASDFYTVIEVYTWERPGVLHTISKALHCFDLSIQVAKITTPGAQVVDVFYLTDATGGKIKDPDKHEQIRTHILSSLQKC from the coding sequence ATGCCCTGTAGCTCGGAAGTGTCCAACGTGTTTTCACCGCTCTTAGCCGATTTGCGGGACAAGAGGGATCGCTTTGCTCAGGCCTGCAGCAAGGATGTCGTGGGCATTGCCGGGGCGCGGGGTTATGCCCAGGAGTGCATACGTTCCATGCAGGCACATATCGGGGGCCTGGCAAAGCCTGCACCAGAGTGGTTTCTGACAGCTGTTGGGGGGTTGGGACGCAAAGAGGTCAGCTTTCTCTCAGACGTGGATCTTCTTTTTGTCTATTCCAAGCGCTTACCGCCGTTTTTGCATAGTGTGATTCAAGACCTGGTACAGGCTCTGTGGGATGGAGGGTTTGAACTGGGGCATACGGTCTGCTCCCGGTCCGGGCTGAGGCAACTGATGCGAAATGACTTTTCGGTCCTGACCACCTGCCTGGAATCGCAGTTCATTGCCGGGGATCGGGAAATGTACGCCGGATGGCGAAAGGAGGTGCTGAACAGCTTTGGCAACCGCCGGAAGCGACAATGTCTGGAAACCATTCAAGCCGCGCGGGGCAAAAGAGGGGAGCAACAGGCCAAAAGCATTTACCTCCTGGAGCCGAATATAAAGGACGGGCTGGGCGGGCTGCGGGATCTGCACGCCCTGCGCTGGTGCGGCACGATCTTTGAGCACAACCCCAGCATGCGGCACTTGTTGGACAGGGGGTACATCGACGAGACAGAACACGCATGGCTGGAGCAGGCCCGGGATTTCTTGTGGCGGGTCAGACTGCAGCTGCACGTGATCAGTCCCCGGCGCCTGGATCAGCTGATCATCCAATATCAGCCGGAGGTGGCCGCCAGGCTCGGATTTGAGGACAACCAGTCCGGAGGACGGGCCGTGGAGGGCTTTATGCGCTCCTATTACCGGTATACGGCCAGGGTCCGGAGGGTGACCGACTTTTTGCTCGAAACACTGAGCTTGGACCTTTGTCCGGCCAAAAATCAGCGCAAGCAGAAGGTTGTTTCCGGGCCGTTCGTGCTGGATGGAAATCATATTCGTTTTCACGATCCGTACATGGTGGCTTCAAATCCTGGGCTGCTCATGCATCTCTTCCGGCAGGCAGTTCAGCACCGGGCGCATTTTCACCACCAGACCGGGCAGGTCGTCCGCAACAATCTGGAGTGGTTTACAGACAGCTGGCGGAGGGATCCAGGGATCGTCTCGCAATTTTTCGACATTCTTCTTGCCCCCGCCATGGCCTATCCGGTGCTGAAAGTCATGCTGGAAACCGGCTTTTTGGAGACATTCATTCCGGAGATGGCCCCCCTGCGCTACCGGGTCCAATACGATGCCTACCATCTATACACAGTTGACGAGCATCTGCTGCGCACAGTCAGAGAGCTGCATGTCATTTTGGCCGGGGATGATCCGGACGCCTTGCCCAGTGAGTTCAGCATGCAGTGGCTGGGCGAGGTGCTGCCCACCCGGCGGGTCCTGTTTTTGGCCGCTTTAATCCACGATATCGGCAAGGGCCATGGACACGGCCATGCCCAACGCGGGGCTCGGATGGCCGTGGAGATCGGAACCAGGCTGGGCCTTGCTGAAAGCGAGCTTTTTCTGCTGGTTTTCTTGGTTGATCAGCATCTGCTGTTGGCAGATACGGCTTTGAAACGGGACTTGGCCGAAGAAAAGCCGATAGAAGAGTGTGCCTTGAACATCAAAGATACCCAGCGGCTGGCCGCCCTGTATTTGCTGACAGTAGCAGATTCCAAGGCGACCGGACCGCAGGTGTACACCATCTGGAGAAGGGCCCTGATCATTGAGCTCGGCCTGAAGGTGAAGCATCTCTTGGAGCAGGACGATTGGCAGGGGAGCGACATATCCAGCCGGGTGCAGGGGGTCAGGGACGCAGTTTCCAGCCTGCTGGAGACCGACCCGGTGCATGGGCAGGTAATGCAGTGGCTGGAGAAGCTCTCCTTGCGCTACATCTTGACCCAGCCGGCTGAGGCCGTGGTCAAGCACTACTTTCTGGAACAGGAACTGGTGGAGAAGTCGGTGATCTTCAAGGTGAAGGCCCTGTCGCCCGACATCTGGGAGCTGACCCTGCTGACCCCTGATCTGCCCAATCTGTTCGATTATCTGACCGGGGTGCTGTGGGCCAATGGGGTGAATATCGTTTCTGCCGACATCCATACCCGGAGCTATGGTGTAGCGGTGGACGAGCTGCTAGTGGACCAGATCCCGGATCCGCTGCATCCGGAGAAGATTTGGGACCGGGTGCACAGGGATCTGGAAGAGGTTCTCGGCGGTCGACAAAGCCTGGAGAAGTACATGGCGGACAAGAATCCGGGCCGTCCTTTTGGGCAGCTGCCGGTTGTCAGCGCAGAAGACCGGGTGGTTATCAACGAGCAGGCATCTGATTTTTATACCGTTATCGAGGTCTACACTTGGGAGCGACCGGGAGTGCTGCACACCATATCCAAGGCCCTGCACTGCTTTGATCTCTCCATCCAGGTGGCCAAAATCACCACCCCGGGGGCCCAGGTGGTAGACGTCTTCTATCTGACTGATGCAACCGGAGGGAAGATAAAAGATCCGGACAAGCACGAGCAGATACGCACCCACATTTTGTCCTCCCTCCAGAAGTGCTGA